Proteins from a genomic interval of Stenotrophomonas maltophilia:
- a CDS encoding OprO/OprP family phosphate-selective porin, with protein MRPIPTLLALSLAMLPAFASAADFDNWPTKYAFGDGTELAATANIAYDYNDFSSGSGLEDDDAVRRKEFGATLKKKGVYDAMVYYDFQSDTWLDVFVRFESKAFFGRDIGRFRFGYMKTPVGLDANTSSRAGSFLETALPVQAFYAGRRTGVEWVLERPQYLLQAGAYGGKDLQGDNPGTTQAVRAVWTPVKAPGDVIHLGLAYSQENPRGYSDGRDVHHEASARLRARPEAGLTDIRYVDSGALVTADQIRRTGLEGIWIRGPFSLQAKALQATITRKGLPDYTGSGQYAMASWVLTGESRPYNAGAVANIKPAHDYGAVELVARYSRMDLDDGSILGGRQHDLTLGANWYLTSHFKFQANYVKVDASRRGVHSTPEIFELRAQMHF; from the coding sequence ATGCGCCCGATTCCCACCTTGCTGGCCCTGTCGCTGGCCATGCTTCCCGCCTTCGCTTCGGCTGCCGATTTCGACAACTGGCCGACCAAGTACGCCTTCGGCGACGGCACCGAGTTGGCCGCTACCGCCAACATCGCCTACGACTACAACGATTTCTCCTCGGGCAGCGGCCTTGAGGACGACGACGCCGTGCGCCGCAAGGAGTTCGGCGCGACGTTGAAGAAGAAGGGCGTCTACGACGCGATGGTCTACTACGACTTCCAGTCCGACACCTGGCTGGACGTATTCGTGCGCTTCGAGAGCAAGGCTTTCTTCGGCCGCGACATCGGCCGCTTCCGCTTCGGCTACATGAAGACCCCGGTCGGCCTGGACGCCAACACCTCGTCGCGCGCGGGCAGCTTCCTGGAAACCGCGCTGCCCGTGCAGGCCTTCTACGCCGGCCGCCGCACGGGTGTGGAATGGGTGCTGGAGCGCCCGCAGTACCTGCTGCAGGCCGGCGCCTATGGCGGCAAGGACCTGCAGGGTGACAACCCCGGCACCACCCAGGCCGTGCGTGCGGTGTGGACTCCGGTAAAGGCGCCGGGTGACGTGATCCACCTGGGCCTGGCCTATTCGCAGGAAAATCCGCGCGGCTACAGCGATGGCCGTGACGTGCACCACGAGGCCAGCGCACGCCTGCGCGCACGCCCGGAAGCCGGCCTGACCGACATCCGCTACGTCGACTCCGGCGCGCTGGTCACCGCTGACCAGATCCGCCGTACCGGCCTGGAAGGCATCTGGATCCGCGGGCCGTTCTCGCTGCAGGCCAAAGCCCTGCAGGCCACCATCACCCGCAAGGGCCTGCCGGATTACACCGGCAGCGGCCAGTACGCGATGGCCAGCTGGGTGCTGACCGGCGAATCGCGCCCGTACAACGCAGGTGCCGTGGCCAACATCAAGCCCGCGCACGACTACGGCGCGGTGGAACTGGTGGCCCGTTACAGCCGCATGGACCTCGACGATGGCAGCATCCTTGGTGGCCGCCAGCACGACCTCACCCTGGGTGCGAACTGGTACCTGACCAGCCACTTCAAGTTCCAGGCCAACTACGTCAAGGTCGATGCCAGCCGCCGTGGCGTGCACAGCACCCCGGAAATCTTCGAACTGCGCGCGCAGATGCACTTCTGA
- a CDS encoding hybrid sensor histidine kinase/response regulator produces the protein MYWLSRHRMLLLTILVMVGGTVLCAVAAGHYAWRRALGEESSQVQRQLQLHGQGLQQRIDRFGTLPQVLALDPDLLHALRVPPSPTERQRLNLKLQRANEVTRASTLTLVGHDGVAVAASNWDQPTTNVGENYSYRPYYRQALAKGRGRFYGIGMTTGVPGYYLSQAIEEGGQRLGVVVIKVELSALEQEWLSSPDVVLASDDHDVVFLANRDNWRYRLLRPLGADERREMLDARQYADRALQPLRARTEDVLADGGRMVRLLDPALPQPMLWQSLALPAEGWNLHLLHDASAATSAGRAAALTGGAAWLALGFLVLFVQQRRRLAKHRLRSRRELETLLKQHAQELRTAQDGLLQAATDADSGLSRSLEHLPQGVVVIDRELRLVAWNSRYLELFRFPLDLVRVGRPIEELFRFNARRGLLGPGPVDEAIERRLNHLRSGRPHMRESEKDDGTVLEIRGNPLPDGGFVTSYADITSYKNAARELRSLADALEHRIAERTRDLDEARREAEQANRYKTRFVASAVHDLLQPLNAARMFVSVLRGKLSDPAQQQTSDHIDAALAAQDAILNSLLDIARLESGSLPTRVQAFRLGPLLQTLAREFGIAAQSRGLVVDWVDTAAVVVSDEALLRRILQNFLSNALRYSERGRVLLGCRRRGGLLWIEVHDQGPGIPDALQGEIFEEFRRLHDGQQRGAGLGLAIVDRIGRLLGHPIRLRSQLGQGSVFAVGVPFGEASAIPATAPVPVLVQEPAADNPLRGRRVWVIDDDPHVCAASRALLERWGCEVMLADGPQAALLLAGTTTVPELVLLDVRMGDHHGPVLYETLAELWQARPPVVLVTAERDAGLREMATERGWGMMAKPVKPPALRALMSQLLIRHRG, from the coding sequence ATGTACTGGCTCAGCCGCCACCGGATGCTGTTGCTGACCATCCTGGTGATGGTCGGTGGCACTGTGCTGTGTGCCGTGGCCGCCGGCCACTACGCATGGCGGCGCGCCCTGGGCGAGGAAAGCAGCCAGGTACAACGCCAGCTGCAGTTGCATGGCCAGGGCCTGCAGCAGCGCATCGACCGCTTCGGCACGTTGCCGCAGGTACTGGCGCTGGATCCGGATCTTCTGCACGCGCTGCGTGTGCCACCCTCGCCCACCGAACGGCAGCGGCTGAACCTCAAGCTGCAACGCGCCAATGAAGTCACCCGTGCCTCGACCCTGACCCTGGTCGGCCACGACGGTGTGGCGGTCGCGGCCAGCAACTGGGACCAGCCGACCACCAATGTCGGCGAGAACTACAGCTACCGCCCGTATTACCGGCAGGCGCTGGCCAAGGGCCGTGGTCGCTTCTACGGCATCGGCATGACCACCGGCGTGCCCGGCTATTACCTGTCGCAGGCCATCGAGGAAGGTGGCCAGCGGCTGGGCGTGGTGGTGATCAAGGTCGAGCTGTCGGCGCTGGAACAGGAATGGCTGAGCAGCCCGGATGTGGTGCTGGCCAGTGACGACCACGACGTGGTGTTCCTGGCCAACCGAGACAACTGGCGCTACCGCCTGCTGCGCCCGTTGGGCGCCGACGAGCGCCGCGAGATGCTCGATGCCCGGCAGTACGCCGACCGCGCGCTGCAGCCACTGCGTGCGCGTACCGAGGACGTGCTGGCCGACGGCGGCCGCATGGTGCGCCTGCTGGACCCGGCGTTGCCGCAGCCCATGCTGTGGCAGAGCCTGGCGCTGCCTGCCGAAGGCTGGAACCTGCATCTGCTGCACGATGCCAGTGCAGCCACATCTGCGGGGCGCGCGGCCGCACTCACCGGCGGTGCCGCATGGCTGGCACTAGGCTTCCTGGTGCTGTTCGTGCAGCAGCGCCGGCGCCTGGCCAAGCACCGCCTGCGCAGCCGCCGCGAACTGGAAACCCTGCTCAAGCAGCATGCCCAGGAACTGCGCACCGCACAGGATGGCCTGCTGCAGGCCGCCACCGACGCCGACAGCGGCCTCAGCCGCAGCCTCGAACACCTGCCGCAGGGCGTGGTGGTGATTGACCGGGAACTGCGCCTGGTCGCGTGGAATTCGCGCTACCTGGAGCTGTTCCGTTTCCCGCTGGACCTGGTCCGCGTGGGTCGGCCGATCGAGGAACTGTTCCGCTTCAACGCACGCCGTGGCCTGCTCGGTCCCGGCCCGGTGGACGAGGCCATCGAGCGCCGCCTGAACCACCTGCGCAGCGGCCGCCCGCACATGCGCGAGAGCGAGAAGGACGACGGCACGGTGCTGGAGATCCGTGGCAACCCCTTGCCCGATGGCGGCTTCGTCACCAGCTATGCCGACATCACCAGCTACAAGAACGCGGCACGCGAACTACGCTCGCTGGCCGACGCGCTGGAACACCGCATCGCCGAACGCACCCGCGACCTGGACGAAGCCCGCCGCGAGGCCGAGCAGGCCAACCGCTACAAGACCCGCTTCGTTGCCTCGGCCGTGCACGACCTGCTGCAGCCACTCAATGCGGCGCGCATGTTCGTCTCGGTACTGCGCGGCAAGCTGAGCGACCCGGCACAGCAGCAGACCAGCGACCACATCGACGCTGCACTGGCCGCGCAGGACGCGATCCTCAACAGCCTGCTGGATATCGCGCGCCTGGAATCGGGCAGCCTGCCGACCCGTGTGCAGGCGTTCCGGCTGGGCCCGCTGCTGCAGACGCTGGCGCGCGAGTTCGGCATCGCCGCACAGTCACGCGGGCTGGTGGTCGACTGGGTCGATACCGCTGCGGTGGTGGTCAGCGATGAAGCGCTGCTGCGGCGCATCCTGCAGAACTTCCTGTCCAACGCACTGCGCTACAGCGAACGTGGCCGCGTGCTGCTCGGCTGCCGCCGCCGCGGAGGCCTGCTGTGGATCGAAGTGCACGACCAGGGCCCCGGCATTCCCGATGCGCTGCAGGGCGAGATTTTCGAGGAATTCCGCCGCCTGCACGACGGCCAGCAACGTGGCGCCGGCCTTGGCCTGGCGATCGTCGACCGCATCGGTCGGCTGCTCGGCCACCCGATCCGCCTGCGCTCGCAGCTGGGCCAGGGCAGCGTGTTCGCGGTGGGCGTGCCGTTCGGCGAAGCCAGCGCGATTCCCGCTACTGCTCCTGTGCCGGTGCTGGTGCAGGAACCGGCGGCGGACAACCCGCTGCGCGGGCGCCGGGTGTGGGTGATCGACGACGATCCGCACGTCTGCGCGGCCAGCCGCGCGCTGCTGGAACGCTGGGGCTGCGAGGTGATGCTGGCCGATGGCCCACAGGCCGCGTTGCTGTTGGCCGGCACCACGACCGTGCCGGAGCTGGTGCTGCTGGATGTGCGCATGGGCGATCACCATGGCCCGGTGCTGTACGAGACGCTGGCCGAGTTGTGGCAGGCGCGCCCACCTGTGGTGCTGGTCACCGCCGAGCGCGATGCGGGATTGCGCGAGATGGCCACCGAACGCGGCTGGGGGATGATGGCCAAGCCGGTGAAGCCGCCGGCGCTGCGGGCGCTGATGAGTCAGCTGCTGATCCGCCATCGCGGGTGA
- a CDS encoding response regulator — MSEYTILIADDHPLLRSAVVQSLRQSLPLAQVREVASADALAAALDAHPDVDLVLLDLTMPGAHGFSALLHVRGSHPDIPVVILSSNDHPRVIRRAQQFGAAGFIPKSAPAETIGEAVQAVLDGGLWFPAMAAERSEADALLASRLAQLTPQQFRVLLCLADGLLNKQIAYTLGLAENTVKVHVTAILKKLECHSRTQAAVLVKALEPEGDAGIGL, encoded by the coding sequence ATGAGCGAATACACCATCCTGATCGCCGATGACCACCCGCTGTTGCGTTCGGCGGTGGTGCAGTCCTTGCGGCAGAGCCTGCCGCTGGCGCAGGTGCGCGAGGTCGCCAGCGCCGATGCGCTTGCCGCCGCGCTCGACGCGCATCCGGATGTGGACCTGGTGCTGCTCGACCTGACCATGCCCGGCGCGCACGGTTTTTCCGCGCTGCTGCACGTGCGCGGCTCGCATCCGGACATTCCGGTGGTGATTCTCTCCTCCAATGACCACCCGCGGGTGATCCGTCGTGCCCAGCAGTTTGGCGCCGCTGGCTTCATCCCGAAGTCGGCCCCGGCCGAGACCATCGGCGAGGCGGTGCAGGCGGTGCTGGATGGCGGCCTGTGGTTCCCGGCGATGGCCGCCGAACGCTCCGAGGCCGACGCACTGCTGGCCAGCCGCCTGGCCCAGCTGACCCCGCAGCAGTTCCGCGTGCTGCTGTGCCTGGCCGATGGCCTGCTCAACAAGCAGATTGCCTACACGCTGGGGCTGGCCGAGAACACGGTGAAGGTGCATGTCACCGCGATCCTGAAAAAGCTCGAATGCCACAGCCGCACCCAGGCCGCAGTGCTGGTGAAGGCGCTGGAGCCTGAGGGCGACGCCGGCATCGGGTTGTAG
- a CDS encoding ABC transporter substrate-binding protein, translating into MIRLFAAAVALMLALPVLAAPGDVRRFPAKGAVTAQLRIHGTTDIEVFAVVIADYQRLHPGTEVVYEDIITQDLYARYLHDRAGPASPDLLISSGMDLQTKLVNDGHALPHRSAQTAALPAWAQWRNEAFGISYEPVVMVYNTRAMAVAKVPHTRRQLLDRLRAEGAPLRGRVGTYDIERSSVGYLLATQDAQRGSIAGALLGALGDNDVVREERTGVLLDKVASGQLSLVYNVLGSYAQARVDAGAPLAIVEPEDYTLVVLRTAMIPRTGPHPEEARRFLDYLLSPRGQQVLSREARLMPIVTGNARGEDAPGRSRRPIQLGPGLLVYLDALKRRQFLDAWRSSVEPAGR; encoded by the coding sequence ATGATCCGCCTGTTCGCCGCTGCCGTTGCCCTGATGCTGGCCCTGCCGGTACTGGCCGCGCCCGGCGACGTGCGCCGTTTCCCTGCGAAGGGGGCCGTGACGGCGCAGCTGCGCATCCACGGCACCACCGATATCGAAGTATTCGCGGTGGTGATCGCCGATTACCAGCGCCTGCATCCCGGTACCGAAGTGGTGTACGAGGACATCATCACCCAGGATCTGTATGCGCGTTACCTGCATGACCGCGCCGGGCCGGCATCGCCGGACCTGCTGATCTCCAGTGGCATGGACCTGCAGACCAAGCTGGTCAACGATGGCCACGCGCTGCCGCATCGTTCGGCGCAGACCGCCGCGCTGCCGGCCTGGGCGCAGTGGCGCAACGAGGCCTTCGGCATCAGCTACGAGCCGGTGGTGATGGTCTATAACACCCGCGCGATGGCCGTGGCGAAGGTGCCGCACACGCGCCGCCAGCTGCTCGATCGCTTGCGCGCCGAAGGTGCGCCGCTGCGCGGGAGGGTTGGCACCTATGACATCGAACGCAGCAGCGTCGGCTACCTGCTGGCCACCCAGGACGCACAGCGCGGCAGTATCGCCGGTGCGTTGCTGGGTGCGCTCGGTGACAACGACGTGGTGCGCGAGGAACGCACCGGCGTACTGCTGGACAAGGTGGCCAGCGGCCAGCTGTCGCTGGTCTACAACGTGCTCGGCTCCTATGCGCAGGCACGCGTCGATGCCGGCGCGCCGCTGGCCATCGTCGAGCCCGAGGACTACACGCTGGTGGTGCTGCGTACAGCGATGATCCCGCGCACCGGCCCACACCCGGAAGAAGCCCGGCGCTTCCTCGATTACCTGCTGTCACCGCGTGGCCAGCAGGTGCTGTCGCGCGAGGCACGACTGATGCCGATCGTGACCGGCAACGCACGTGGCGAAGATGCACCGGGCCGCAGCCGCCGCCCGATCCAGCTGGGCCCGGGCCTGCTGGTGTACCTGGACGCGCTCAAGCGCCGCCAGTTCCTCGATGCCTGGCGCAGCAGCGTGGAGCCGGCGGGGCGCTGA
- a CDS encoding sensor histidine kinase yields the protein MADARTASAAPGSLRRTLLLYLGALLAVFAVALLFAARGYGQRAANRSYDHLLVSSALSIADSIALVDGQWQVDLPYAALDLLAMAPEDRVFYRVADSRGNLITGYGDLPPPPRRPGTQPQLFDAAYSGETVRFVVVGRSFAAASAQGEVQVQVGQTRRAREAVAQDMVNRALLAIGVLSGLLLALVAFGVHRAFRPLVRVERELSRREPSDLKPLDARVPREMDQMVAALNRFMERLSSSNETLRAFMAEAAHQMRTPLAALRAQAQLALDDDDPEDMRRSLQAIERNATHMSRLLNQLLSDASVIHRSHLQRFAAVDLAETVHQALHEALPQAGPAPRVQLAMTAEPVQVHGDALLLREAIKNLVDNALKYGGDGPLQIALTVEGGQAVLTIADHGAGIAAADAERVFERFARGDGAPSGGAGLGLAIVKRVVDSHGGRIDLSNRPQGGLIATIRLPRSTP from the coding sequence ATGGCTGACGCGCGTACCGCGAGTGCCGCGCCGGGCTCGCTGCGGCGCACGCTGCTGCTCTACCTTGGCGCGTTGCTGGCGGTGTTCGCGGTGGCCCTGCTGTTTGCGGCGCGCGGGTATGGCCAGCGCGCTGCAAACCGTTCCTATGACCACCTGCTGGTCTCCTCGGCGCTGTCCATTGCCGATTCGATCGCCCTGGTCGATGGCCAGTGGCAGGTTGACCTGCCTTATGCCGCGCTGGACCTGCTGGCGATGGCCCCGGAAGATCGCGTGTTCTACCGGGTGGCCGACAGTCGCGGCAACCTGATCACCGGTTATGGCGATCTGCCGCCGCCGCCGCGTCGGCCCGGCACGCAACCGCAGCTGTTTGATGCGGCGTACAGCGGCGAGACGGTGCGCTTCGTGGTGGTCGGCCGCAGTTTCGCCGCCGCCTCGGCGCAGGGGGAAGTACAGGTGCAGGTCGGCCAGACCCGGCGTGCCCGCGAAGCGGTGGCGCAGGACATGGTCAACCGTGCGCTGCTGGCGATTGGCGTTCTGTCCGGCCTGCTGCTGGCGCTGGTGGCGTTCGGCGTGCACCGCGCGTTCCGCCCGCTGGTGCGGGTGGAGCGCGAGCTGTCGCGGCGCGAGCCGTCCGACCTGAAGCCGCTGGACGCCCGCGTGCCGCGCGAGATGGACCAGATGGTGGCGGCGTTGAACCGCTTCATGGAACGCCTGTCCAGCAGCAACGAGACCTTGCGCGCGTTCATGGCCGAGGCCGCCCACCAGATGCGTACGCCGTTGGCTGCCCTGCGCGCGCAGGCACAGCTGGCGCTGGATGATGACGATCCGGAAGACATGCGGCGCAGCCTGCAGGCGATCGAGCGCAATGCCACCCATATGAGCCGCCTGCTCAACCAGCTGCTCAGCGATGCCAGCGTGATCCATCGTTCGCACCTGCAGCGCTTTGCGGCGGTGGACCTGGCCGAAACCGTGCACCAGGCCTTGCATGAAGCCCTGCCGCAGGCCGGCCCGGCACCGCGCGTGCAGCTGGCGATGACCGCCGAGCCGGTGCAGGTGCACGGCGACGCGCTGCTGCTGCGCGAGGCGATCAAGAACCTGGTCGACAACGCATTGAAGTATGGCGGCGACGGCCCGTTGCAGATCGCGTTGACCGTGGAAGGCGGGCAGGCCGTGCTGACCATCGCCGACCATGGCGCCGGCATCGCGGCCGCCGATGCCGAGCGCGTCTTCGAACGCTTCGCACGTGGCGACGGTGCACCGTCTGGAGGCGCCGGGCTGGGGCTGGCCATCGTCAAGCGCGTGGTCGACAGCCACGGCGGCCGTATCGACCTGAGCAACCGCCCGCAGGGTGGGTTGATCGCCACCATCCGCCTGCCCCGGAGTACGCCATGA
- a CDS encoding response regulator transcription factor, whose protein sequence is MRLLLVEDNPDLADAIIRRMRRSGHAVDWQADGLAAASVLRYQSFDLVVLDIGLPKLDGLRVLAGMRERGDSTPVLMLTARDGIEDRVQALDVGADDYLGKPFDFREFEARCRVLLRRTRGQASEVVQVGGFQFDNAAHRVTLDGEPIELPNREYRLLEILVGRMGQVVGKDEIGNGLFGFDDEAGPNAIELYVGRLRKKLAGAPLRITTVRGVGYLLEASDGGADADG, encoded by the coding sequence ATGCGCCTGCTGCTGGTCGAAGACAACCCGGATCTGGCCGATGCGATCATCCGCCGCATGCGCCGCAGTGGGCACGCCGTGGACTGGCAGGCCGATGGTCTGGCGGCGGCCAGCGTGCTGCGCTACCAGAGCTTCGACCTGGTGGTGCTGGATATCGGCCTGCCCAAGCTCGATGGCCTGCGCGTGCTGGCGGGCATGCGCGAGCGCGGCGACAGCACACCGGTACTGATGCTCACCGCGCGCGATGGCATTGAAGACCGCGTGCAGGCGCTGGATGTCGGCGCCGACGACTACCTGGGCAAGCCCTTTGACTTCCGCGAGTTCGAAGCGCGCTGCCGCGTGCTGCTGCGGCGTACACGTGGCCAGGCGAGCGAGGTGGTGCAGGTCGGTGGTTTCCAGTTCGACAACGCGGCGCACCGGGTCACGCTCGACGGCGAACCGATCGAGCTGCCCAATCGTGAATACCGCCTTCTGGAGATCCTGGTCGGCCGTATGGGCCAGGTTGTGGGCAAGGACGAGATCGGCAACGGCCTGTTCGGCTTCGACGACGAAGCCGGTCCGAATGCCATCGAGCTGTACGTCGGTCGCCTGCGGAAGAAACTGGCGGGCGCACCGCTGCGCATCACCACCGTGCGCGGCGTCGGCTACCTGCTGGAAGCCAGTGATGGCGGTGCCGACGCAGATGGCTGA
- a CDS encoding OprO/OprP family phosphate-selective porin produces the protein MMALAALSAPAFAAEDDRPVTASLGGRLHLDFATFDNDNRGTPNKDDTEIRRAWVDVSGKFFVVDYKLEADFSGDRVEAKDVYLARSFGKAGKLTVGQFKQYFSLDDRTSSNYGSFLERGNAGTTLAPLYRLGASWQANPGDFTWAASIYSLESIDAWQVKGRAAGGRVTWAPSPSDGDVLHLGLSLAREAYDNPGANGVPGLRIRPRPAGHLSDESRLTLVDFSAGRDTDVNKWSLEYAQVRGPLSWQGEFSGATFDDGAQRGDVMAAYGMLSWFVTGESRAYDRKTGRFARVKDIRHKAGAFEVALRYDQMWGAQHLDGAPDLRRGSTEAWTLGGNWYLRDNLRFMLNVIESRNRDRLAGVTVDRTRAVTGRLQYDF, from the coding sequence ATGATGGCGCTGGCTGCCCTGTCGGCGCCGGCCTTTGCCGCCGAAGACGATCGTCCGGTCACGGCCTCGCTCGGGGGCCGCCTGCACCTGGACTTCGCCACCTTCGACAACGACAACCGCGGCACGCCGAACAAGGACGACACCGAGATCCGCCGTGCGTGGGTTGACGTGTCCGGCAAGTTCTTCGTGGTCGACTACAAGCTGGAAGCCGATTTCTCCGGCGACCGCGTCGAGGCCAAGGACGTGTACCTGGCACGCAGCTTCGGCAAGGCCGGCAAGCTGACCGTCGGCCAGTTCAAGCAGTACTTCTCGCTGGATGACCGCACCAGCTCCAACTATGGCAGTTTCCTGGAGCGCGGCAATGCCGGCACCACGCTGGCACCGCTGTACCGCCTGGGTGCGTCGTGGCAGGCCAACCCGGGTGACTTCACCTGGGCGGCCAGCATCTACAGCCTGGAGAGCATCGACGCCTGGCAGGTGAAGGGTCGCGCCGCCGGCGGCCGCGTCACCTGGGCACCCTCCCCCAGCGACGGTGACGTGCTGCACCTGGGCCTGTCGCTGGCCCGCGAGGCCTACGACAACCCCGGCGCCAACGGCGTGCCCGGCCTGCGCATCCGCCCGCGCCCGGCCGGCCACCTGTCCGACGAGAGCCGCCTGACCCTGGTCGACTTCTCCGCCGGCCGCGATACCGACGTCAACAAGTGGTCGCTGGAATACGCGCAGGTGCGCGGCCCGCTGTCGTGGCAGGGCGAGTTCAGTGGCGCCACCTTCGATGACGGCGCCCAGCGTGGCGACGTGATGGCTGCCTACGGCATGCTCAGCTGGTTCGTGACCGGCGAAAGCCGCGCCTACGACCGCAAGACCGGCCGCTTCGCGCGGGTGAAGGACATCCGGCACAAGGCCGGTGCCTTCGAAGTGGCGCTGCGCTACGACCAGATGTGGGGTGCACAACACCTCGATGGCGCGCCGGACCTGCGCCGCGGCAGCACCGAAGCGTGGACGCTGGGTGGCAACTGGTACCTGCGCGACAACCTGCGCTTCATGCTCAACGTGATCGAAAGCCGCAACCGCGACCGCCTCGCCGGGGTCACGGTGGACCGCACGCGCGCGGTCACCGGGCGCCTGCAGTACGACTTCTAG
- a CDS encoding CitMHS family transporter yields MLSILGFGMVITFMYLIMSKRLSPLVALITIPILFALIGGFGANIDEMMLEGIKKIAPTGVMLMFAILYFGVMIDAGLFDPLVRVILRFVKGDPMKIVLGTAVLAMLISLDGDGSTTYMITVSAMLPLYQRLGMNALNMTCVTILAGGVMNLTPWGGPTARAATALHVDPADVFVPLIPSMVIACAGVLLLAWYLGLKERRRLGVVTLPKGGSWMDNSVSDDSNPLPTVEDAEDIKRPKLLWVNLALTVALMTALIIGVLPMPVLFMVGFAIALVINYPNLAEQRRRVVNHAGNVLSVVSLIFAAGIFTGILNNTGMVEAMSHSFLAVIPESWGPYLAVITAVASMPFTFFMSNDAFYFGVLPILSEAAGNYGITPVEMARASLAGQPVHLLSPLVPSTYLLVGLAKVEFADHQKFTLKWAIAISMLLMVGSLLFGLYPLAA; encoded by the coding sequence ATGCTGAGCATCCTCGGCTTTGGCATGGTCATTACGTTCATGTACTTGATCATGAGCAAGCGCCTGTCGCCACTGGTCGCCCTGATCACCATCCCCATCCTGTTCGCGCTGATCGGCGGCTTCGGTGCCAACATCGACGAGATGATGCTGGAGGGCATCAAGAAGATCGCGCCCACCGGCGTGATGCTGATGTTCGCCATCCTCTACTTCGGGGTGATGATCGACGCCGGCCTGTTCGATCCGCTGGTGCGGGTGATCCTGCGCTTCGTCAAGGGCGATCCGATGAAGATCGTGCTCGGCACCGCCGTCCTGGCAATGCTGATCTCGCTCGATGGTGATGGTTCGACCACCTACATGATCACTGTCTCGGCGATGCTGCCGCTGTACCAGCGGCTGGGCATGAACGCGCTGAACATGACCTGCGTGACCATCCTTGCCGGCGGCGTGATGAACCTGACCCCGTGGGGCGGCCCGACCGCACGCGCGGCCACCGCGCTGCACGTCGATCCGGCCGACGTGTTCGTGCCGCTGATCCCGTCGATGGTGATCGCCTGTGCCGGCGTGCTGCTGCTGGCCTGGTACCTGGGCCTGAAGGAACGCCGTCGCCTCGGCGTGGTGACCCTGCCCAAGGGCGGCAGCTGGATGGACAACAGCGTGTCCGATGACAGCAACCCGCTGCCGACCGTGGAAGACGCCGAAGACATCAAGCGCCCGAAGCTGCTGTGGGTGAACCTCGCCCTGACCGTGGCACTGATGACCGCGCTGATCATCGGCGTGCTGCCGATGCCGGTGCTGTTCATGGTCGGCTTCGCCATCGCCCTGGTGATCAACTACCCGAACCTGGCCGAGCAGCGCCGCCGCGTGGTCAACCATGCCGGCAATGTGCTGTCGGTGGTGTCGCTGATCTTCGCCGCAGGCATCTTCACCGGCATCCTCAACAACACCGGCATGGTCGAAGCGATGTCGCACAGCTTCCTGGCCGTCATTCCGGAATCGTGGGGCCCGTACCTGGCGGTGATCACGGCGGTGGCGTCGATGCCGTTCACCTTCTTCATGTCCAACGACGCGTTCTACTTCGGCGTGCTGCCGATCCTGTCCGAGGCTGCCGGCAACTACGGCATCACCCCGGTGGAAATGGCACGCGCCTCGCTGGCCGGCCAGCCGGTGCACCTGCTCAGCCCGCTGGTGCCGTCCACCTACCTGCTGGTGGGCCTGGCCAAGGTCGAATTCGCCGACCACCAGAAGTTCACCCTGAAGTGGGCCATCGCCATCTCCATGCTGCTGATGGTCGGCAGCCTGCTGTTCGGCCTGTACCCGCTCGCCGCCTGA
- the phbB gene encoding acetoacetyl-CoA reductase, with protein MTLRIAYVTSGMGSVGTAICQSLARSGHTVVAGCAPNSPRKANWLREQREQGFDFIASEGNATDWASTSAAFAKVRAEVGEVDVLVNNSGGSRDLLFRQMTVEDWNAVIASNLNALFNLTKQVVDGMATRGWGRIINIGSVSAHKGQIGQVNYATAKAAMHGFSRALAAEVASRGVTVNTLSPGYIASQAISSFPPDVLDRLAASVPVRRLGRPEEVAGLCAWLASDEASYVTGADYAVNGGLYMG; from the coding sequence ATGACGCTTCGAATCGCTTACGTCACCAGCGGCATGGGCAGTGTCGGTACTGCCATCTGCCAGAGCCTGGCCCGCAGTGGTCACACCGTGGTTGCCGGCTGCGCGCCGAACTCGCCGCGCAAGGCCAACTGGCTGCGCGAGCAGCGCGAACAGGGCTTCGACTTCATCGCCTCCGAAGGCAACGCGACCGACTGGGCCTCGACCAGCGCCGCGTTCGCCAAGGTGCGCGCCGAAGTCGGTGAAGTGGACGTGCTGGTCAACAACTCCGGTGGCAGCCGCGACCTGCTGTTCCGGCAGATGACTGTGGAGGACTGGAACGCGGTGATCGCCTCCAACCTCAATGCGCTGTTCAACCTGACCAAGCAGGTGGTCGACGGCATGGCCACGCGGGGCTGGGGCCGCATCATCAACATCGGTTCGGTCAGTGCCCACAAGGGCCAGATCGGCCAGGTGAACTACGCCACCGCCAAGGCCGCGATGCATGGCTTCAGTCGTGCGTTGGCTGCCGAAGTTGCGTCGCGCGGGGTCACCGTCAACACGCTGTCGCCGGGCTACATCGCCAGCCAGGCGATCAGCAGCTTCCCGCCGGATGTGCTGGACCGGCTGGCCGCCTCGGTGCCGGTGCGCCGCCTGGGCCGCCCCGAGGAAGTGGCCGGCCTGTGCGCGTGGCTGGCGTCGGATGAAGCCTCGTATGTGACCGGTGCCGACTACGCCGTCAACGGTGGCCTGTACATGGGTTGA